The Terracoccus luteus genome includes a region encoding these proteins:
- a CDS encoding serine/threonine-protein kinase, producing the protein MPAHDRTEWVPTPSGAALTGSGDPYPRHERLGPYRLIEEIGEGGMGVVHLALDPRGRAVAIKVLRAHVAHDSDARTRLGREVETLSRIRDPRVASVIDADVMGPRPYIVTRYVPGTALDEAVEQGGPLRPDALLRLARGTAEAIRSIHACSVVHRDIKPGNVLLEDGEPVLIDFGIAHLQDDVRHTVGGLVMGTPGYLSPELVEGARISDATDWWGWAATITYAAAGRPPFGRGRMDAVLSRVRAGEVDLAGVDPRLAPLLQASLSPRPERRPHADEVIDALERFAHGEDATVGHARSHVGTDDWDATEVVQVEPPPAGSTQVLTGRSTNVMPAVPAAVPAAVQPAVQSAPSAPVPPPTWEDLPPSVPASAHDPSEGGPQHRWGSLARRQRDDQDARDDRGVDPPVDGSADLLTPPRREGDPRIGLPMRTGLLAGVATGWLGALAAWPGVALLLLLLWSVVARATDRTVTGLVLRRYENGRRRSDVPWALGLSPWHVVLSAVATVVGLVLPLAVALAGVFASALLLAGAQGGELQPGDPLTLAVGGGLGLLMAWWGPAGSSLRRGSRSITRVLVPEGVGTTVAGVVLVGFGLVAAVAAVRHGTAFDWTPWTGNPLGG; encoded by the coding sequence ATGCCAGCGCACGACCGCACCGAGTGGGTCCCGACCCCGTCGGGGGCTGCGCTGACCGGGTCCGGCGACCCCTACCCGCGGCACGAGCGGCTCGGGCCCTACCGCCTCATCGAGGAGATCGGCGAGGGTGGCATGGGTGTCGTGCACCTCGCCCTCGACCCGCGCGGCCGCGCCGTCGCCATCAAGGTGCTGCGGGCCCATGTCGCGCACGACTCCGACGCCCGCACGCGGCTCGGGCGCGAGGTCGAGACGCTCTCGCGCATCCGCGACCCGCGCGTCGCCAGCGTCATCGACGCCGACGTCATGGGCCCGCGGCCCTACATCGTCACGCGCTACGTGCCCGGCACGGCTCTCGACGAGGCCGTCGAGCAGGGCGGCCCGCTGCGGCCCGACGCCCTGCTGCGCCTCGCCCGCGGCACCGCCGAGGCGATCCGCTCGATCCACGCCTGCAGCGTCGTGCACCGCGACATCAAGCCCGGCAACGTCCTGCTCGAGGACGGCGAGCCCGTGCTCATCGACTTCGGCATCGCCCACCTGCAGGACGACGTACGCCACACCGTCGGCGGCCTCGTCATGGGCACCCCCGGCTACCTCTCGCCCGAGCTCGTGGAGGGCGCGCGCATCAGCGACGCCACCGACTGGTGGGGCTGGGCCGCCACCATCACCTACGCCGCCGCGGGGCGCCCGCCCTTCGGTCGGGGGCGCATGGATGCCGTGCTCAGCCGGGTCCGCGCGGGGGAGGTCGACCTCGCCGGGGTTGACCCCCGGCTGGCACCGCTGCTGCAGGCCTCGCTCTCGCCCCGGCCCGAGCGGCGACCGCACGCCGACGAGGTCATCGATGCCCTCGAGCGCTTCGCCCACGGGGAGGACGCCACGGTCGGCCACGCCCGCAGCCACGTCGGAACCGACGACTGGGACGCGACCGAGGTCGTGCAGGTCGAGCCGCCGCCCGCCGGGTCGACGCAGGTGCTGACCGGCCGCTCGACCAACGTCATGCCTGCCGTCCCAGCCGCCGTCCCAGCCGCCGTACAGCCCGCCGTCCAGTCGGCTCCGTCGGCGCCGGTCCCCCCACCGACGTGGGAGGACCTGCCTCCGTCCGTCCCCGCCTCCGCCCACGACCCGTCGGAGGGCGGGCCACAGCACCGCTGGGGCTCCCTGGCGCGTCGTCAGCGGGACGACCAAGACGCCCGCGACGACCGGGGCGTCGACCCGCCCGTCGACGGCTCCGCCGACCTCCTCACACCGCCGCGCAGGGAGGGCGACCCCCGCATCGGCCTGCCGATGCGCACCGGCCTGCTCGCCGGCGTCGCGACCGGCTGGCTCGGGGCGCTCGCGGCCTGGCCGGGGGTGGCCCTGCTCCTGCTCCTGCTCTGGTCGGTCGTGGCGCGCGCCACCGACCGCACCGTCACCGGGCTCGTCCTGCGCCGGTACGAGAACGGCCGCCGTCGCAGCGACGTGCCGTGGGCGCTCGGTCTCAGCCCGTGGCACGTCGTGCTGTCGGCGGTGGCCACCGTCGTCGGCCTCGTCCTGCCGCTCGCGGTGGCGCTCGCCGGCGTCTTCGCCTCGGCCCTGCTGCTCGCCGGGGCACAGGGTGGCGAGCTGCAGCCGGGCGACCCGCTCACCCTCGCCGTCGGCGGCGGACTCGGCCTGCTCATGGCCTGGTGGGGTCCGGCGGGCTCGTCACTGCGTCGCGGATCTCGTTCGATCACAAGGGTGCTCGTGCCCGAAGGTGTCGGCACGACGGTGGCCGGGGTGGTGCTCGTCGGCTTCGGTCTCGTCGCCGCGGTGGCCGCCGTCCGGCACGGCACGGCCTTCGACTGGACCCCGTGGACGGGGAACCCGCTCGGGGGGTGA
- a CDS encoding transglycosylase family protein, producing MHYSSKHAATKKTSVKQRIVLAGIAGGATLAGGIAVAGPASASSVWDRVAACESGGNWSINTGNSFYGGLQFTRSTWLAYGGGAYASRADLATKSQQIAVAQRTLAGQGPGAWPVCSRKAGLTRSNGGATSSSVPQSSSSSSSSKKSTSTKKTYSTPKKTTSTKKSYTSTKKSYTSTKKSYTTPRVSTGNGARIVVKSGNTLSKLATKYNVQGGWKAIYDANRGTVSNPNLIFVGQVLRLP from the coding sequence ATGCACTACTCCTCGAAGCACGCTGCCACGAAGAAGACGTCGGTCAAGCAGCGCATCGTCCTCGCCGGCATCGCCGGTGGGGCCACCCTCGCCGGCGGCATCGCCGTCGCGGGCCCCGCCAGCGCCTCGAGCGTCTGGGACCGCGTCGCGGCCTGTGAGTCGGGCGGCAACTGGTCGATCAACACCGGCAACAGCTTCTACGGCGGCCTGCAGTTCACCCGCAGCACGTGGCTGGCCTACGGTGGCGGCGCCTACGCCTCGCGCGCCGACCTCGCCACGAAGTCGCAGCAGATCGCCGTCGCCCAGCGCACCCTCGCCGGGCAGGGTCCGGGCGCCTGGCCCGTCTGCTCCCGCAAGGCGGGCCTGACGCGCAGCAACGGTGGCGCGACCTCCTCCTCGGTGCCGCAGTCGAGCAGCTCGTCCTCCTCGTCGAAGAAGTCCACGTCGACCAAGAAGACGTACTCGACCCCGAAGAAGACGACCTCGACCAAGAAGTCGTACACGAGCACGAAGAAGTCGTACACGAGCACGAAGAAGTCGTACACGACCCCCCGCGTCAGCACCGGCAACGGCGCCCGCATCGTCGTCAAGAGCGGCAACACGCTCTCGAAGCTCGCGACGAAGTACAACGTCCAGGGCGGCTGGAAGGCCATCTACGACGCCAACCGCGGCACCGTCTCGAACCCCAACCTCATCTTCGTCGGCCAGGTCCTGCGCCTGCCGTGA
- a CDS encoding MBL fold metallo-hydrolase: MSDPTSATSTTPTLQLVGNATVVLRFGELTLLTDPNFLHQGQRAYLGYGLTSKRLTEPALRVDELPGLDAVVLSHLHGDHFDRVARRGLDRDVPIITTPHASKRLQWQGFSRANGLRTWGEYELARGDDIVRITAMPGRHAPRPVSRLLPPVMGSMLEFRSGAGPVTHRLYITGDTLLVDELHEIPRRFPDVDTTVLHLGGTTLPGGLMVTMDGEQGAELLGLMGNSRGIPVHHSDYTVFRSPLSEFEDAVGRRGLSARVSVVEPGETVSL; this comes from the coding sequence ATGTCCGACCCGACCTCGGCCACGAGCACGACACCCACCCTGCAGCTCGTCGGCAACGCCACCGTCGTTCTGCGGTTCGGCGAGCTCACCCTGCTGACGGACCCGAACTTCCTCCACCAGGGACAGCGGGCCTACCTCGGGTACGGCCTCACGTCGAAGCGCCTCACCGAGCCGGCGCTGCGCGTGGACGAGCTGCCCGGCCTCGACGCCGTCGTGCTGTCGCACCTGCACGGCGACCACTTCGACCGGGTGGCCCGGCGCGGGCTCGACCGCGACGTCCCGATCATCACGACGCCGCACGCGTCGAAGCGCTTGCAGTGGCAGGGTTTCTCGCGGGCCAACGGCCTGCGCACGTGGGGTGAGTACGAGCTCGCCCGTGGCGACGACATCGTGCGCATCACCGCCATGCCCGGCCGGCATGCCCCGCGGCCTGTGTCCCGACTGCTGCCACCTGTCATGGGCAGCATGCTCGAGTTCCGCTCGGGCGCCGGGCCGGTCACGCACCGCCTCTACATCACCGGCGACACGCTCCTTGTCGACGAGCTGCACGAGATCCCGCGACGCTTTCCCGACGTCGACACCACCGTGCTGCACCTCGGCGGCACGACGCTGCCGGGCGGGCTCATGGTGACGATGGACGGGGAGCAGGGTGCCGAGCTGCTCGGGCTCATGGGCAACAGCCGAGGCATCCCCGTGCACCACAGCGACTACACCGTCTTCCGCTCACCGCTCTCGGAGTTCGAGGATGCCGTGGGGCGCCGTGGTCTGTCGGCGCGGGTGAGCGTCGTCGAGCCCGGCGAGACGGTCTCCCTCTGA
- a CDS encoding GAF and ANTAR domain-containing protein: protein MTTVDVAAARRLAGTVRSMALQESYELTLQSVARTALTVVPGCEHASVSLRHANDRIRTPAATDGVALLLDARQYQLDEGPCLDAVRNEPVVVTGDLGDDEAEGGRGRWSQWSRSAREAGVRSVLSVRVGIPGTVLGSLNLYADPPRAYDRDAVALARLFADHAATAMALSNELVGLRSALATRHTIGLAQGVLMQRYSLDVDAAFAVLQRHSQDTNTKLRDLATAVVEGRDVI, encoded by the coding sequence ATGACCACCGTCGACGTCGCCGCGGCCCGACGACTGGCCGGCACGGTCCGGAGCATGGCGCTGCAGGAGAGCTATGAGCTGACCCTGCAGTCCGTCGCTCGCACCGCGCTGACCGTCGTCCCGGGGTGCGAGCACGCCAGCGTCTCGCTGCGCCACGCCAACGACCGCATCCGCACCCCGGCCGCCACGGACGGGGTGGCGCTCCTGCTCGATGCGCGGCAGTACCAGCTCGACGAGGGGCCGTGTCTCGACGCCGTCCGCAACGAGCCCGTCGTCGTCACGGGCGATCTCGGTGACGACGAGGCGGAGGGTGGGCGAGGACGGTGGTCCCAGTGGTCACGGAGCGCCCGGGAGGCAGGGGTGCGCAGCGTCCTCAGCGTCCGGGTCGGCATCCCCGGCACGGTCCTGGGCAGCCTCAACCTCTACGCGGACCCGCCCCGCGCCTACGACCGTGATGCGGTGGCGCTGGCCCGACTCTTCGCCGACCATGCCGCCACGGCCATGGCCCTCAGCAACGAGCTCGTCGGTCTGCGCTCGGCGCTGGCCACGAGGCACACGATCGGTTTGGCGCAGGGGGTCCTCATGCAGCGCTACTCGCTCGACGTCGACGCCGCCTTCGCGGTACTGCAACGTCACTCGCAGGACACCAACACGAAGCTCCGCGACCTCGCGACGGCGGTCGTCGAGGGTCGAGACGTCATCTGA
- a CDS encoding DUF2243 domain-containing protein: MSRSAETTSRRTPTVAAGLLFGIGLGSFVDGIVLHQLLQWHHMLSDVAGYPVTTVAGLEVNTLADGFFHALAWVCVVAGMVVTLASWRQGRLAPGRRFHGGLLLVGWGGFDLVEGIVDHHLLGVHHVRDDLGAPLSWDIGFLLFGALLVVVGAALHRSGRGALDGFSEPSA; this comes from the coding sequence GTGAGCCGCAGCGCCGAAACGACGAGCCGACGGACACCGACCGTGGCCGCAGGTCTGCTCTTCGGTATCGGTCTAGGCAGCTTCGTCGACGGGATCGTGCTTCACCAGCTGCTGCAGTGGCACCACATGCTGAGTGACGTGGCGGGCTATCCCGTGACCACGGTGGCCGGGCTCGAGGTCAACACCCTGGCGGATGGCTTCTTCCACGCCCTCGCCTGGGTGTGCGTCGTCGCGGGCATGGTCGTCACCCTCGCCTCGTGGCGTCAGGGGCGCCTCGCGCCCGGCCGGCGCTTCCACGGCGGCCTCCTGCTCGTCGGGTGGGGCGGGTTCGACCTCGTCGAGGGCATCGTCGACCACCACCTGCTCGGGGTCCACCACGTGCGCGACGACCTGGGTGCACCCCTGTCGTGGGACATCGGCTTCCTGCTCTTCGGGGCGTTGCTCGTCGTCGTCGGCGCGGCCCTGCACCGTTCCGGTCGCGGCGCACTCGACGGGTTCAGCGAGCCGTCAGCCTGA
- a CDS encoding manganese catalase family protein: MYLHLQKLIHPIETDEPDPAAANALQEGLGGQFGEMRTMMQYLFQSMNFRGDPAAQPYKDLIQGVGTEEISHVELIGTTISRLLDGSPAYQGKKDDPVDKPGDKGATPLSIALDHSNIHHYLVGAQGALPVDAAGNPWSGSYVYNSGNLVLDLLYNLMLESTGRLQKCRIYEMTDNKTARSTIAYLIVRDQAHENAYAKALESLGVSWGKVLPIPKTNAERFPEVKRLVDLGLQSVQYTFDADEKSQAAKLYRGASPSNDGTELSTALMPEGSPLEMAPERREEFAPGLDAELLSLIQATAEIELAEANDPS, from the coding sequence GTGTACCTGCACCTGCAGAAGCTCATCCACCCGATCGAGACCGACGAGCCGGACCCCGCCGCCGCCAACGCCCTGCAGGAGGGGCTCGGCGGCCAGTTCGGCGAGATGCGGACGATGATGCAGTACCTCTTCCAGAGCATGAACTTCCGGGGCGACCCCGCGGCACAGCCCTACAAGGACCTGATCCAGGGTGTCGGCACGGAGGAGATCAGCCACGTCGAGCTCATCGGCACGACCATCAGCCGGCTGCTCGACGGGTCGCCCGCGTACCAGGGGAAGAAGGACGACCCCGTCGACAAGCCGGGCGACAAGGGCGCCACTCCGTTGTCGATCGCGTTGGACCACAGCAACATCCACCACTACCTCGTGGGGGCGCAGGGCGCACTGCCGGTCGACGCCGCGGGCAACCCGTGGAGCGGTTCGTACGTGTACAACAGCGGCAACCTCGTGCTCGACCTGCTCTACAACCTCATGCTCGAGTCGACGGGGCGGCTGCAGAAGTGCCGCATCTACGAGATGACCGACAACAAGACGGCCCGCTCGACCATCGCGTACCTCATCGTGCGCGACCAGGCCCACGAGAACGCGTACGCCAAGGCGCTCGAGAGCCTCGGGGTCAGCTGGGGCAAGGTGCTGCCGATCCCGAAGACGAACGCCGAGCGGTTCCCCGAGGTCAAGCGGCTCGTCGACCTCGGCCTGCAGAGCGTGCAGTACACCTTCGACGCCGACGAGAAGAGCCAGGCGGCGAAGCTGTACCGGGGCGCGTCACCCTCGAACGACGGGACCGAGCTCTCGACGGCGCTCATGCCCGAGGGCTCGCCCCTCGAGATGGCGCCCGAGCGGCGTGAGGAGTTCGCGCCCGGCCTGGACGCCGAGCTGCTGTCGCTCATCCAGGCGACCGCGGAGATCGAGCTGGCCGAGGCGAACGACCCCTCGTGA
- a CDS encoding DUF3618 domain-containing protein translates to MSTQSDQSAVDRTGASEPGRDDPERLRAEIEATRSELSANVNALVDTARPGNVARRQVDKVGDRVGRLKDSVMGSSGDLTSSAGDSVSGAASSVRDAATSAPSAATSRTRGNPVAAGLIAFGAGWLVGSLLPASGAERQAADAVKEKAQPLVEQATDAAKSVAADLREPATEAVESVKGAATDAAGTVKEEATSTASDVAATGKDAAGEVRS, encoded by the coding sequence ATGAGCACCCAGAGCGACCAGAGCGCTGTCGACCGCACGGGCGCGTCGGAGCCCGGCCGTGACGACCCGGAGCGCCTGCGCGCCGAGATCGAGGCCACCCGCAGCGAACTCAGCGCCAACGTCAACGCCCTCGTCGACACCGCCCGCCCCGGCAACGTCGCCCGTCGCCAGGTCGACAAGGTCGGCGACCGCGTCGGTCGGCTCAAGGACAGCGTCATGGGGTCGTCCGGCGACCTCACCTCGTCCGCCGGTGACTCCGTGTCCGGGGCCGCTTCCTCCGTCAGGGACGCCGCGACATCCGCGCCGTCGGCCGCGACGAGCCGCACCCGGGGCAACCCCGTGGCCGCCGGCCTCATCGCCTTCGGGGCCGGCTGGCTCGTCGGTTCGCTGCTGCCGGCCAGCGGCGCCGAGCGACAGGCGGCCGACGCGGTCAAGGAGAAGGCGCAGCCGCTCGTCGAACAGGCCACCGACGCCGCCAAGAGCGTGGCGGCCGACCTCAGGGAGCCCGCGACCGAGGCGGTCGAGAGCGTCAAGGGGGCGGCGACCGACGCGGCCGGCACGGTCAAGGAGGAGGCCACCTCGACGGCATCCGACGTGGCTGCTACCGGCAAGGACGCGGCCGGGGAGGTCCGTTCCTGA
- a CDS encoding phage holin family protein encodes MSTPPTDQDDRSIGELLGAVGQDLTTLLRQEVELAKAEVKQSATRAGAGAGMLGGAGVAAHFVLLFVSLSAWWGISQWTGQAWGALIIAVVWAVVAGVLAALGRTRLAQVQGLPRTTETAKHVPDALKGKEETR; translated from the coding sequence ATGAGCACCCCGCCCACCGACCAGGACGACCGGTCGATCGGCGAGCTGCTCGGCGCCGTCGGCCAGGACCTCACCACCCTGCTGCGCCAGGAGGTCGAGCTCGCCAAGGCCGAGGTCAAGCAGTCGGCCACCCGGGCCGGAGCCGGCGCGGGGATGCTCGGAGGCGCCGGCGTGGCCGCACACTTCGTGCTGCTCTTCGTGTCGTTATCGGCCTGGTGGGGCATCAGCCAATGGACGGGACAGGCCTGGGGCGCGCTCATCATCGCCGTCGTCTGGGCCGTCGTCGCCGGCGTGCTCGCCGCCCTCGGCCGTACCCGCCTCGCGCAGGTCCAGGGCCTGCCCCGCACCACCGAAACCGCCAAGCACGTACCTGACGCCCTCAAGGGCAAGGAGGAGACCCGATGA
- a CDS encoding histidine phosphatase family protein — MNEGWTTRHVPARLVVVRHGQSLGNLADAAAREGGSGRLELTTRDADTPLSDTGREQAQALKRAVARRGAGERPGLVLTSPYVRAADTATIALSGLADGTPVVARDERLRERDLGAFDGLTGDGIRAAHPEEAERRAFTGKLYYRPPGGESWTDVALRVRQLVADLAHTEHECVWVFTHQAVILAFRLVLEGLTEEEVLRIDREEPLPNTSVTTYERDDAGRLRLSTFADVSHLEQEEAPTTREEPAHEPVDRLVDEGTS, encoded by the coding sequence ATGAACGAGGGATGGACGACGAGGCACGTGCCCGCCCGGCTCGTCGTCGTGCGGCACGGGCAGAGTCTGGGCAACCTCGCCGACGCGGCGGCCCGTGAGGGTGGGAGTGGACGGCTCGAGCTGACCACCCGTGACGCGGACACGCCGTTGTCGGACACCGGACGCGAGCAGGCGCAGGCGCTCAAACGGGCCGTCGCGCGGCGCGGTGCGGGAGAGCGACCCGGGCTCGTGCTCACCTCGCCGTACGTGCGAGCGGCGGACACCGCCACCATCGCCCTCTCCGGCCTCGCCGACGGCACCCCCGTCGTGGCCCGCGACGAGCGGCTGCGTGAGCGGGACCTCGGCGCGTTCGACGGCCTTACGGGTGACGGCATCCGGGCGGCCCACCCGGAGGAGGCCGAACGACGGGCCTTCACCGGCAAGCTGTACTACCGGCCCCCGGGCGGGGAGAGCTGGACCGACGTCGCCCTCCGGGTGCGCCAGCTGGTGGCCGACCTCGCCCACACCGAGCACGAGTGCGTCTGGGTCTTCACGCACCAGGCGGTCATCCTCGCCTTCCGCCTCGTGCTGGAGGGGCTGACCGAGGAGGAGGTGCTGCGCATCGACCGAGAGGAGCCGCTGCCCAACACGTCGGTCACCACCTACGAGCGCGACGACGCCGGCCGGCTGCGCCTCTCGACGTTCGCCGACGTGTCGCACCTCGAGCAGGAGGAGGCGCCGACGACGCGGGAGGAGCCGGCGCACGAGCCCGTGGACCGGCTCGTGGACGAGGGCACGTCATGA
- a CDS encoding NAD(P)H-hydrate dehydratase, with protein MTDDETAPHEPVTPATLSRWPLPEIGGGKENKGRLLVVGGARQTPGAVLLATQAALRVGAGKVQLATAAPNASALACALPEAYVEGLPVHESGDLDPSAAGLVREMADGVDVVLLGPGLGDPEVTAALLSQVVPHLDCTVVVDALATAHLTGDLGALRHLDGRAVLTPNLGELAATLQADEDQVQDDPAAAVDRLARESGAVVVSGAVPTYVVRWPSARWRVDLSPAGLGTAGSGDVKAGAVAGLLARGADPEQAAVWGVHLHARAGARLTRGGAVGFTARELADELRPALAEQPTSTPDGD; from the coding sequence ATGACCGACGACGAGACCGCACCGCACGAGCCCGTCACGCCCGCGACGCTGAGCCGCTGGCCGCTACCCGAGATCGGCGGGGGCAAGGAGAACAAGGGGCGGCTGCTCGTCGTGGGCGGCGCCCGCCAGACACCGGGCGCCGTGCTGCTCGCGACCCAGGCGGCGCTGCGTGTCGGGGCGGGCAAGGTGCAGCTGGCCACCGCGGCACCGAACGCGTCGGCCCTCGCCTGCGCCCTGCCGGAGGCCTACGTCGAGGGGCTGCCCGTCCACGAGTCGGGTGACCTAGACCCCTCTGCCGCCGGCCTCGTGCGCGAGATGGCCGACGGCGTCGACGTCGTGCTGCTCGGGCCCGGCCTCGGGGACCCCGAGGTGACGGCGGCCCTGCTGTCCCAGGTCGTCCCTCACCTCGACTGCACCGTCGTCGTGGACGCCCTCGCCACCGCGCACCTCACCGGCGACCTCGGCGCCCTTCGTCACCTCGACGGCCGCGCCGTCCTCACTCCCAACCTCGGCGAGCTCGCGGCCACGTTGCAGGCGGACGAGGATCAGGTGCAGGACGACCCGGCCGCCGCCGTCGACCGGCTCGCCCGCGAGAGCGGGGCGGTCGTCGTCAGCGGCGCCGTGCCGACCTACGTCGTCCGGTGGCCGTCGGCCCGTTGGCGGGTCGACCTCAGCCCGGCCGGTCTCGGGACGGCCGGCTCCGGCGACGTCAAGGCCGGGGCGGTCGCCGGGCTCCTCGCCCGCGGTGCCGACCCCGAGCAGGCAGCCGTCTGGGGCGTCCACCTCCACGCGCGGGCCGGCGCGCGCCTGACCCGGGGTGGCGCAGTGGGCTTCACGGCGCGCGAGCTCGCCGACGAGCTGCGCCCGGCGCTGGCGGAGCAGCCGACGTCCACGCCCGACGGCGACTGA
- a CDS encoding extracellular solute-binding protein has product MRARLGIAAAAIVTMVAGCAGVGGGTSGGDGGGGGASGGGGLSGTPSGTLRIMGFGGEDEVGQSRIKAFKDAYPGVTVSNNKGDFDAQQFLTALASGNPPDLVYMDRNLIGTYAQQGAVVPLEDCISSRSVDTSQYREAAMRSVTLGGKVYGIPEFYVVTTTLVDGKSLASAGMSSSDLATTDWASLKTASDKLYKASGGKIERIGFDPKLPEYFPLWATANGAQIIKEDGSPNLNDPKAVEALEFAISLVDDQGGWTSFKSFRDAFDIFGEKNPLSAGAVVAFPMENWYVNVLRDYIGSGLKLESVPFTDRQGKPVSMVGGSAWAIPKGSKNATAACAWAQTMTDKATWLKAAEARVAKVKQDNSFFTGLFTANKPADDAIRDQYLTDAPDPGFKQAIDNYYSTLDVAQALNPSAAGSQIDAAWKSGVSRALAGTPVKDALDQAQKEAEAAFTKAKG; this is encoded by the coding sequence ATGCGCGCGAGGCTTGGGATCGCGGCCGCTGCGATCGTGACGATGGTGGCCGGCTGTGCCGGGGTCGGCGGGGGCACGAGCGGCGGTGACGGCGGAGGAGGCGGCGCCTCCGGCGGAGGTGGGCTCAGCGGCACGCCCTCGGGGACCCTGCGCATCATGGGGTTCGGCGGCGAGGACGAGGTGGGCCAGTCACGCATCAAGGCCTTCAAGGACGCCTACCCGGGTGTCACGGTGAGCAACAACAAGGGCGACTTCGACGCGCAGCAGTTCCTCACCGCGCTCGCGAGCGGCAACCCGCCCGACCTCGTCTACATGGACCGCAACCTCATCGGCACCTACGCCCAGCAGGGGGCGGTCGTACCCCTCGAGGACTGCATCAGCAGCCGGTCGGTCGACACGTCGCAGTACCGCGAGGCGGCGATGCGGTCGGTGACGCTGGGCGGCAAGGTCTACGGCATCCCCGAGTTCTACGTCGTCACGACGACGCTCGTGGACGGGAAGAGCCTGGCCTCCGCCGGCATGTCGTCGAGCGATCTCGCCACGACCGACTGGGCCTCCCTCAAGACGGCGAGCGACAAGCTGTACAAGGCGTCGGGAGGCAAGATCGAGCGGATCGGCTTCGACCCCAAGCTTCCTGAGTACTTCCCCCTCTGGGCCACGGCGAACGGCGCGCAGATCATCAAGGAGGACGGCAGCCCGAACCTCAACGACCCCAAGGCGGTCGAGGCCCTGGAGTTCGCCATCAGCCTCGTCGACGACCAGGGCGGGTGGACCTCGTTCAAGAGCTTCCGCGACGCCTTCGACATCTTCGGCGAGAAGAACCCGCTGAGCGCCGGCGCCGTCGTCGCCTTCCCGATGGAGAACTGGTACGTCAACGTGCTGCGCGACTACATCGGCAGCGGCCTGAAGCTCGAGTCGGTGCCGTTCACCGACCGGCAGGGCAAGCCCGTCAGCATGGTGGGCGGCAGCGCCTGGGCCATCCCGAAGGGGTCGAAGAACGCGACCGCCGCGTGCGCGTGGGCCCAGACGATGACCGACAAGGCCACGTGGCTCAAGGCGGCGGAGGCGCGCGTGGCCAAGGTGAAGCAGGACAACAGCTTCTTCACCGGCCTCTTCACCGCCAACAAGCCCGCCGACGACGCCATCCGGGACCAGTACCTCACCGACGCGCCCGACCCCGGCTTCAAGCAGGCCATCGACAACTACTACTCGACGCTCGACGTCGCCCAGGCCCTCAACCCGTCGGCTGCCGGCTCCCAGATCGACGCGGCCTGGAAGAGCGGGGTGTCACGGGCGCTCGCCGGCACTCCGGTGAAGGACGCCCTCGACCAGGCGCAGAAGGAGGCAGAGGCGGCCTTCACCAAGGCGAAGGGATGA
- a CDS encoding carbohydrate ABC transporter permease: protein MMRLRLTDRRGSALQRREARAGYLFISPWVFGFLALTAGPMVVSLYLSFTDYSLVNETHQVGLENYRQLFEDPRVGKSLANTFVYAAMFVPLGIVVALGLALLLLRLGRFSGFFRTVFYLPVMTPGVAAGAMFLLLLNGQRGLLNDVLGWFGITGPNWTTDPAWLKPSLAVVSLWTMGGSIIIYLAALNNVPKQLYEAALLDGAGPVRRFVSVTLPMISGALFFTVITHTIGAMQMFDQAFTMYYGPQQGATASDESLVYMVYLFQNAFQYFRMGFASALAWVLFAIILVITVVQVRVGNRFVYYEGGSTR, encoded by the coding sequence ATGATGCGACTGCGACTGACCGACCGGCGTGGCAGCGCCCTGCAGCGCCGCGAGGCGCGCGCCGGCTACCTGTTCATCTCGCCGTGGGTCTTCGGCTTCCTCGCCCTGACGGCCGGCCCGATGGTCGTCAGCCTCTACCTCAGCTTCACGGACTACTCGCTCGTGAACGAGACGCACCAGGTCGGCCTCGAGAACTACCGTCAGCTGTTCGAGGACCCGAGGGTGGGCAAGTCGCTCGCCAACACCTTCGTCTACGCCGCCATGTTCGTGCCGCTCGGCATCGTCGTCGCCCTCGGGCTCGCGCTGCTGCTGCTGCGGCTGGGCCGCTTCTCCGGCTTCTTCCGCACCGTGTTCTACCTGCCGGTGATGACCCCGGGAGTCGCGGCGGGCGCGATGTTCCTGCTGCTGCTCAACGGCCAGCGCGGTCTGCTCAACGACGTGCTCGGCTGGTTCGGCATCACCGGACCGAACTGGACGACCGACCCCGCGTGGCTCAAGCCGTCGCTCGCCGTCGTCAGCCTCTGGACGATGGGCGGCAGCATCATCATCTACCTCGCAGCTCTGAACAACGTCCCGAAGCAGCTGTACGAGGCCGCCCTGCTCGACGGCGCCGGTCCGGTGCGCCGGTTCGTCAGCGTCACCCTGCCGATGATCTCCGGGGCCCTCTTCTTCACCGTCATCACCCACACCATCGGGGCGATGCAGATGTTCGACCAGGCCTTCACGATGTACTACGGCCCGCAGCAGGGGGCGACGGCGTCCGACGAGTCGCTCGTCTACATGGTCTACCTGTTCCAGAACGCGTTCCAGTACTTCCGGATGGGCTTCGCGTCCGCGCTTGCGTGGGTGCTGTTCGCGATCATCCTCGTCATCACCGTGGTGCAGGTGAGGGTCGGCAACCGGTTCGTCTACTACGAAGGGGGGTCGACCCGATGA